A segment of the Candidatus Pelagisphaera phototrophica genome:
TGATATACGCCCGTCAGCGGATCCCTCAAAGTTCGGCGTTACGATCAAATTGCCACTAGCGTCCACATCATTGATGAAATTATCGCCTGCGCTCCCTAAGACGGGATCGTCATCGTCCTCTTCAAACGTTCCCAGGGCGTTGCCCACGTCGTCCAAGAACCAGAAGGTGCGGGAAACCGCACGCTCCAGTCGGTCAACACGAAACGCGAACGAGTCGCGATCGTCATTAAACTTTTGATATAAGGGACGGAAGTAGAGAGACGTACTGTCGGAAACCTTCAAATCGAAGCTCAAATCTAGAGTGAGGTTATCGTTTGTTCTGCGAACTTCATTCGGGTCGAACCGATTCCAAATCGGATTGCTAGCATCTTGGCTTTCGTTTAGCGAAATTTGATTCGGATCTGCTCCGGACAAGCGACCCGCATTGGTCAAAAAGCGATTCTGGGTCGACCATCCAACCTGATCTTCGTCCACGTAGTTAAAATTAACCAGCACGCCCAAATTGTCTTCCCCACCAAAGGCACTGAAAATATTCGAATTGATGATATTCGCTCCATAACCCGACTTATCGCCTTGGTCGCGGTAGCGTGTCGAGAGCTTGTAGGTGGTTAGATTGTCGCCCCGATCAAAGGCGTTAGCCGTAATTACGTTCACGTAGCCGCCAATCGAATCGCCCGGATGCTCTGCAGTGAGACTCTTGATTACCTCTACACCCGCAACCATTTCAGAAGGGATTTGGGTTACGTCGAAATTACGGGAGCCTAGCTGCGCATTGGCCTGAGCAGCACCGTTAATACGGATGGAGTTGTACTGCCCTTCCGCACCACGGACGGTCACGGAGCCTCCATCGACCACATTGATGCCCGCCAAACGGGAAAGCGCTTCCCCTAGATTTGTATCTGGCAGATTTCCTAGCGCATCGCCGCTCAGATAAGTTCCAATGATATCGGAATCTCGCTGCTTTTTAACCGATGATTCCTGAGTAGAACTAAACACCTCCAGCTTTTCCAGCACGTAAGTGGGTTCATCATCCTGGGCATAAATGCTGTTCGCACCTCCTAGGAGGGCCATTGAAAGCAATCCGTTGAACACCTTGCGAGCCAACCTTGGTTTTTCCTGTATTTTCGAATTCATAGTAATGGTTTTATTTTTTTGTAGTTTAGTTTCTGAAAGCGATTCTTCAATTACCTCATTTCCTGCTACGCTGTTCGGATCGGTAATCTTTCGTTTGATAAAATAGGCGCCACTCTCCTCGTCCCGAAGGCTCGTTAAATCCGTATTTTCGAGGATCAACGCGAATACTTCGTCCGGAGCATACCGCCCCTTGATCTTAGGGGCACGGATCCCGACCAAAAGATCGGAAGGGTAGATGATCTGCAATCGGGATTGCTTGGCGAATTCTTGAAGAGATTCCGAGGACTCTCCAGCGGGCAAATTGATCTTCAGCTTTTTCTCGGATGCGTAGGCAACGGGATTCTGACACACCAACAAATACCCCACAGCGAAAGCCGGGAGGACCAATCGTTTTAAGAATGGATAAATGCCTAAGGGCATAGGGTATTAGTAGTCGGTCGGGGTTTGAAAAGGTCACGGCAAGAAAATCCTTGCTGCTTAGATGCACGGACAATCAGTTTCCGCTAAAAGAATAACGAAGTTTTTCTAAAAAATTTTCCTCGATCCGAGAAATCTAGTTCTTGTACGACTTTAGTCAACGGCCTTACTCAGTAGGATCTCAGAGCCACCGCGCATTCTCGCATCCACTCCATAACCATTTTTGAGAACAGAAACGAAACCTTCGACATTACTTGAAAGAAACGTCCCTGTAAACCGCTCGGAAGCCAAATCAGGATCCACGATGGTAAGCTGGGTGTCATTCAGCCGATTCAATTCATCAATAATCTCAGCCAGGGGTTTCGCCGCGAAGGTCATGGCCCCGTGCTGCCAAGCGAGAACGCGCTGTATCTCCGCTTTCGAGAGCACTGCCACTTGAGGAACCCCTAAGTGCGAAGAAAACGAGATGATTGCCCGCTCGTGTGCTTCAAGACGGGGCGTTTCGTTAAGTTCGGGTGATACACCGTCAACTGCAGACGATGCCACCTCCACAATCCCTTCGGCAACGAGAACTTCCACAGCGTCTTCATCCAATCTCACATTGAACGCGGTCCCGACCGCACTCACGTCTACTCCGTGAACCTCTACCACGAAGGGCCGACTAGCGTCTTTGGCCACAATGAAGAAGGCCTCACCCTTTTCCATTCGAACGCGACGCTCTGAAGCCGTGAAATTCATCGTCACTTCAGCTCCCTCTTTCAATTTGATGGTGGAGCCGTCCTCAAGCTGGTTGCGAATCTCTGGCTTTGCCTCGGCAATCGCTTCGGAAACCAAATCGGCGGAGCGGGACGATCCTTCCTGAAAGATGACGAAGGCAAACGCCAACGTAGCGGCCGCAGCCATAGCTCCCCAAAGTACTCGGCCCAATCGGAGTTTCGGTTTGGGAGCGAGCAGATCTGGATTAGGCCGCGAACTGTGCTCCGGTCCCCAAGCAGAAAGATGATCCAATCGCTTCCAGTCTTGCCGTTGGCGGCTTAGTAAATCCGCGTGAATCGGATCCGCACCGATCCAATCAAACAACTCGTCCTGCTCTTGCGCGGACAATCCGCGATCCAATCGCCATGCCCAAGCGGCCGCTTCATTTCCGGCTTCCCGGCGATTCTTTTCGGATCTGTAAGATTGGGTCATCGTGAAAACTCGGTGCGACTCTCCACCCGGTCAAAAAAATCGGTCAATTTGCGCATACCAATGGTTCCTTGCGAATCCACCGTGTGCACGGAGATACCCAGCTCATTGGCGATGTCCTTTTGGGACATACCATAGATCTTCCGCAGCGTGAGGATCTGGCGGCAGCGTGTTGGCAAAGACTGTATGGCTTCGGTCAAAAGTTCGAGTTCCTCCGAGCGAGAAATGGCCTGACCTACTTCCTCGCTCTCATCCAAGACGCCCAATACATCGATATCCGCCAAAGAAATTTCTCCTCGAGAGGTTTGTTTGCGAATTTTTCCCAAGGCCAAATTGCGGGCCGTCGCGAAAAGAAACGCTTTCGGAGAACCAATTTCCGTCGTTTTTTGAGCTTTCAGTACGCGAGCGTAAGCTTCCTGAATGATATCGTCTAAATCTCTTTCATTAGAGAAACGACTCCGCAACCACGCACGCAGCATGGGTTCGTGCGGCTCTAGGTCGGTGGTAAACCAATCCGATTGCTCTGAATATCCAGGAGGCATAATTCGCTAACGTAATGACAATAGCACAAGAAAGAACGTTTTTATAGTCTCTCCAATTACCAAGTCCATCTCTTTTATGATCGAGGGCGAACCGCAGTACTCCAATTGCACCCTTTCGTATTCCAACTAAATACCGAGGAACTCATTGCATCGATAAACTGAAATACCGCGCTACGGTTGTGAGTATCGAATATTTTCCGCATCCCACTCTCGCTAGTTACCCCGTTTAGCCCGCTAATTCTTCGAGAGCTTTGCGGGTCTTTGCGTTCGTCGTATAGGGATCGTTGTGACGCTTGCCGTAGGCTTCAATTTCCTTCGCAAGATCGCGAGCGGTCTCACGTTGCTTTTCGTCATGGACGAAATTAGTGAGCTCGTCGGGGTCTTCATCGAGATCAAGCAGCCAAGGCTCATCCTTGTCCGAAAGAATCAGTTTGTGATGAGGCGTTACCGCCGCAACCCAACCATTCGTCGCCCCAATCACACCCGTGCTTCGCATAAAGGTTACGTCGCTCCAGCCTTTAGACGCTTTACCTGTAGTTAGAATTTGGGATGCGTCTCGACCTTCTTCATTGCCCGATGTTTTGATCCCCATCATGGAAAGGATCGTGGGCTGGAAATCGACCGTGTTTAGCACATTGTCGATCCGCCGAGCCGCTGCGATTTTTTTCGGATAACGGATGATAAAGGGTACTTTAGCCGAAGCCTCCAACGGGACGCCTTTGTTTTGCCGATGATGTTCCCCTCGAAGATCTCCATGATCGGCGGTAAAGATAACGATTGTATCATCAATAAGATTACGTTCACGCAACGTGCCAAGAATACGGCCCACATTGTCATCGATGCATTTCATCATACCCAAATAGGCCGCCATCTTGTAGTTGCATTTATCCGCTGGTTCCGCCCAGGAAGGCACATCCTTCGCCGACTTATCAAAGGTCCGAGGCATCTCGGAATCGCTGTCGTCGAGCATTGTGTCGTAAGGTGCCCGAACAGTATCCGGTCCATGTGGATCCGGTATCGCCAACATGTAGCAGAACGGCTTGCTCTTATGCTCCTCAATGAAATCGATGGCTTTGTTCGAAAGCCAGTCGGTCGCAAAAGACTCTTCGTCCGCGCCTTCTACGCTGTAGGTGGGCCTCCCTTTCCCATCACGCGCCTTTATCCGAGGTCTATTTTCCGTGTCTTCGAACTGCTTCCAATGACCCCGATTAAACATGTATCGATTGTCCTCGAAACCAAAATTTCGTTGGGGGTCCCACTGCGGCTTTCCATCTCCATCGAGATGCCACTTGCCTGCGTAACCGGTGGCATAGCCCGCGTCCCCCAGGAGATGCGCAAACGTTACGATCGAATCTTCAATCGGCAAATCGTTTTTGGGGACCCCGGTGTTTTGTGGGAAACGGCCGGAAATAAAAGAGGAGCGGGAGGGTGAGCAGACCGGGGTTGCCGCATAGAATTTCGTACAAAGCGTTCCCTCCGCCGCGAGGCTGTCAATATGCGGTGTGTCCACGACCATTTTTTTGCCCCACATGAAAGCTTGCTCCTCTGAGAGCGTATCACGGTAGCTGCCGATTGTCCGAAAATTGAGCTCATCGCACTGAATGATGAGGAGATTCGGTTTTTTGGAGGATTCACTCTCCGCAGAAATTAGGTTCGGTACCACTGCGGCACTGGCCGCCGCGGTGATAGAGGTTTTGACGAAGGTACGACGTTTCATTTTGGTGCTAGTTTATTGGAGCTTGTTACTTTCGGCAGGAATAGACAAAGGAAAGAAATCCGCTACCTCAATCGCGGTCAACGAATTTGAGTAACTTGAGACCAGTTACAGTACGGCTCAAACATGTTTCTGATCCATCTAAAAACGGGCGTTGCCTGATCAATCCCCTCCAACAATATAACCTCGCTATTGGGGTCAGCAACACCGCCTACAATGGCGAACCGGCTGATAAGATGATGGACATAGGGATTACTTCCAACATACACCACGAACAAGTATGGCTTCAATGGATATTCTGGATCAAATTGAATACCTACGAGCCTCCGCCTCCAATTTGTATTCACTTTTTAAGACAGATCAAGCAACGGGTGCCCACGAGCGACTCCATCTTCAACAATTCGAACATGTCCCGTTTGCTCGGCAACATAGACCAGACCATCCGGAGTGGTCGCTAACGCCGTACCCGCATTGATTCCTTCCGCGATTGTCTCCGTAGGAAATCCGGAAAAAACGGTGGCATCAAAGAAGGAAGAGGAAAAAGGAGACAGAAAAATGAAAAGACGAATTTCCTTCTCATATCAATTTCGAAACCAAGGCTGGCAGACGAAGGCATTTTCTGCAAGAACCGTACTACTTATAAGAATAAGTCGAATCGCGCTTGCCAATTAGGGAACCCTTCCGATTCACTCGTTACCTAAACAAAAAACATTACTATGCTACGACGAAATTTTCTTAAAACTGCCCTCGCTTCTTCATTAGCCTCATCAGCCGCCTTTCAAGCCATGGCCCTCGGAAAGAGCAACCACTATCGTAAGAACATTGGCATCCAACTCTACACCTTGCGAAATCAGATCGCGGAAGATCCCGTAGCCGCTCTGAAAGCAGTCGCGGACGCGGGCTACAAACAAGTCGAGCCCTACGGATTCCCCTATGCCAGTTCAATGACCGAAGCGGCCAAGGATTTTGGCCTCGCGGTCAATTCCTCCCATTTTGCCTGGGAATCCGTGACCAATCCGACCAAGGAAGGCGTCCCCCCATTCGCCAAGATTCTCGATGCCGCCAAGGAAACGGGTCTGTCCCACCTCGTCGTGCCCTACCTGCATGACCACGAAAGAGGGGGTCCCGACGCGTACAAGCGACTGGCTGAAAACTGTAATAGAGCGGCCGCCCAAGCAAAGAAAGTCGGCATTCAACTCGCCTACCATAATCACGCCTTTGAATTCGAGCCGGTTGAAGGCACTACGGGCTATCAAGTTCTGATGGACGAGTTTTCACCCGAAATGCAATTTGAAGTCGATGTCTTCTGGGTGGAGGTTGGAGGAGTAGACCCGGTTAAACTCATTAAAAAACTGAAAGGTCGCGTCTCCCAACTGCACTTAAAGGATCTCAAAAAAGGGATGGATCTTCCTGAATTCGGTAGCGTACCCAAAGACGCGTTTCAGGAGCTCGGTGAAGGGATCATCCCCATGGAGCCGATCATCCAAGCCGCTCAGAAAGCGGGAGTCGCCCATTGCCACGTCGAGCAGGACCAGTCTCCCGACCCAATCGCCAGTATTAACCAGAGTATCAAGCACCTGGCTACTTTGTAAAATCAGGTAGGGAAAGACTGCCAGGCGATCCACATCGGTCGAAAATTGCCCCAACCAATCGGAGGACCGGGCCAATCTCCCCTCTACCTAATGTGGATCGAAAAATACGGCACAGGGCAAACGCCGGCCCTACACGAGTCAACCCCGGATCATCCTTGCACCTTTACCCTGAGTTCGCCCTCATCGACTCAATTTCGACGATTGTGCCCTCTTCGCTCTGGAAATCAATACGCATGGCTTTCACCATTCCCGCTTCCGGGATACGGAACTTAGCATCCTTATAGGATTTTCCAGGTAGCACTGTCACCGGTCCAGCCATTTTCCGCATGACTCCGTCGCCGCTATTCAATGATAGCCAAACGAGCGTCGGTTTGGAAACACTCATAGCCACCGAAAACAGGCCTCCTTGCCTAGCTAAATCGGCATTCAAGCCACTTCGAACCAGTGAACCCTGCCCTCGGGGCAAATCAAAATCGAGATAACCTTTGAATCCGGCAATATTTGAGATCCCAGGATTAGGGAGCCAGCCTTCTGTCTGCCATCCCCCGCAATCGAAGGTAAAGAGGAGTTTACCATCCATGGGATCGCGTTCGTTGTAGCCTTCCCAGTCATCTGATAACCCATCTCCGTCACTATCCTTGCGCAGATGTTCGTATTCAGGATTCACTTTCTTCCACTTTGCCGGACCTTCGTCTTGGAAGGCGATTTCCTCATCCGGCTCTTCGGAGGCTCCCAAGTCCCCTTTTTCTAGCCACTCATCAAGCATGAACCGATGCGCTTCAAGCTCTTTAGCATACTTCGGGTCATTCGCTAGATTGTACAACTGGTAAGGGTCCTTGCTAATATCATACAACTCCTCGGGACGTCGCTCCCCAAAATAGATCTCGGTTAACTTCGACGAAAGTTTACCCGTATTGTAGAGCTCGTGCAAATTTTGTGTATAGGGCTGCTGATCCCGGTACTGGGGTTGCAGCAGAATACGATCGAGCTTGTAGTTCCGGGTGTAGCGAAAGCGGTCCGTGCGAATAGTCCGCACCCGGTCGATCGTGTGATCCAAGCGATCCTTCGCTGCCGCAACAAATGCTCTAGGAGAGAAATCCTCGCCAAACAAATCCTGTCCTTCGTACCAATCGGGTCGGTCCAGCCCAGCCCAGGCGAGTGTGGTAGCGGAAAGATCCAAAATATCCACAAGATCATCCCGTACTTGCTTTTTCGGTACAAATCGCTTCGGACCACGCACAATGAATGGCACATGCAGCCCTCCTTCCGTCGGCATCTGCTTGTGGCGGACCAGCTGGTTGGCGCCGTGATCCGAAACGTAGACCACGATCGTGTTTTCCCAGAGCCCATTTTCCTTCAGCCCTGCGAGAACGTTTCCAATAAAGTCGTCATCCTTTCGAATCGAATCATAGTGCTCGGCAACCACTTCTCGATAAAGCTGGTTTTGAGGATAGTCGGGCGGCACGGTCACCGACGCAGGATCGGTTTTGCGCTCGGCTGGAAACTTCGAAACGTTGTTCTTCCCCCCTGCCGTTTGGATCTGTCCATAAAAGGGCTGGTTTGCTTTGAGTGAATCCCAAGGAACCGGTTCCCGGGTTTTCTGCTGCAGCGAATAGGACGCTTTTTGATCCCAAATGAAATTGTAGTCGTCCTTACCCAAATTAAACGTGAAATAACCACCCTCTTTCATTATTTCCGGGAGCAATTTCAAATGGCTTGGGTACTCTATCTTTCGCGGTCCGCGGGACGACCGGTGCTCATGAGCACCAAAACGAATTTGGTTCTGACCGGTCATCACCGCCGATCGACAAGCCGAGCAAACCGGAGCCGGTACATAAGCCCGAGAAAACCGGATGCCTTGCGCCGCCAATGAGTCGATGTGCGGCGTGTGCCCCTCGTTCACTTGGTGCCCGTAACACCCCATCCACGGAGAGGTGTCTTCCGCGAAAATCCAGAGGATATTCGGTTTTTCTGCGCCAAATGAAATCGGGAGTAGCGGCAGAAAGGAAAGTAACAAAGCGAAGCCGAGGAATTTCATACTTTGATTTACGCAGCTTTCCGTAATTTCGACAACGATAGATTTTGTTAACAGGATACGCCTGCTCCGGTCCTATAAAGCAGCAACATAGGGAGATTGCCTCATCCGTAGGAGCCCTGGCAACTCGGGGCGATGTTCATGAACTGGAAACGCCCCGACAAATCGTAGCTCCTACCAGGTAAATACCGTCGACGCGAACTCGCCGTTTCACGTAAGCGAAGGTTAATCTAGCAACTGTCCCAACACTTTCGCTACTTCCTCGCCCTGGGCTCGGATGCCTTCCGAATTGAAATGCACGTTTCCCGGCCGAGTCCACCATTCCGAATGGTGAGGCTTTGTGAACGAATATAAGTCGTTTACGACGATTTCAGGATGGCTTTTGAGCACCTTCAAAGCCACCTCATTGTACCTTGCCGCATCGCCCGAATGGCGACCCGGTTCGCCATCCGGCACCGGAGTGGTCAGGGCAAACACCAGCTGAGCGTTTGGGTGGTGATGGCTCAAATAGGAAATGATTCCCATTAAGTTGCTTTCATATTCATCTAGAGTAGACACTTGCTTGCCGTTAACCTTATTGAGTTTGGAACGGTTAACGACATACTTCAAATCGTGAAGCCCCACATTGACCTGAATAATGTCCCACTCATGGGTCCAGTGGCCGTCGATCTTTGGGTTCTGCATGGTAGAATGGAGAGTTTCCATTTTCGAAACAAACGATGACGAGTCGCCCCCATTCACGTGCAGCCGATAAACATTAGCTTTACCCTCAAGCAACTCCCTTAACAACGGCGTGTAGGCGATCGATATTGAATCGCCATAGATAAGGACATTCGGAAGCGAAGCCTTGTTTTCCACGAAATGGAAAGCTCCGTTCTTGTCGTCCGCCTTCTTCCGCAAAGCGATCCCATACCAGGCCTCTTCCGCTGTTCCACCAAAGACGGTGGACGCCAAAAGAAACGGTGTAACCAGAGAAACGATTTTTGTCATTCTGCCTAAGTGCTGTAAATCGCGAAGACGTTCAACCCTATTTACCGACTTCGATTCAGATGTGGTTCGCCTCCAAGCTTGAGGCAAAGCCATCCGCTACCGCAAGGGTCACCAAACCGCTGCGACCTTCTTCAGAGGACAAACCCAATCTCCTCTAGTTGAACAGATTCCATCCCACTGGCCGATTCGAACCGGGAACACTTCAATCAAATTAAAGGATAAAGAGCCGTCCTAACGGGGAAAAACCTCGTAATATAGGATTCATTCATCTGATTCAGTGACCTCATTCGAAATCCATGCCCTTTAAAGCAAACCTTCTAGAATTCACCATTCGCCCCATGAAACCGGAGGAGGCTTCTGAGGTCGCTTCACTCATCTTCTCGTCTACCAACCATTGGTATGAATCAAACGGACAAGGGAAGATATTTTCGGGGAGGCCGGAACATTGTTCGGTATTCACTGAAGTGTATGAGGACCTTGACCCAAGCTGCTGCTATATCGCGGTTTCCGAAGTAGATCAGTCGATTCTTGGCTCCTGCTTCTATCACCCTCGAGAAACCCACATTTCTCTGGGGATCATGAATACAAGACCCGACGCTGGAAGTAGAGGGGTCGCCAAGGCCCTTCTCGCCGAGATCGTAACCGAAGCTCGATTTAAGGGACTCCCAACTCGGCTCGTTTCCAGCGCGTTTAATCTCGATTCCTTCTCCCTTTATACACGCCAAGGGTTCGCTCCCTACCAGATCTTTCAAGACATGGTCGTGGAGGTTCCCTGCAACGGGGTTGCCACAAGCACCATACCGGGAATCAACGTTAGGGCAGGAACATCCGAAGACGCAGTCCGCATCGACGCGCTCGAACGCTCTATCTGGCAGACATCAAGGATCAAGGACTGGGAGTACATCGCAGAAAACCATCAGAGAATCTGGAGTCTAACGGTAGCAGAGAATGACGGAGGCACGTTGGTGGGAGCGCTCGCATCCATAAATCACCCCGGAGCCGAACTGATCGGTCCAGGAATTGCGGTCAATGAATATGTCGCCAAACTGATGATACAACGCGAACTCAATCAACATAGGGGCGGAAAACCAATTGTTATCATTCCTTCCGACAAGCCAGCCCTCGTTTCATCCATGTACGAAATGGGGGCTCGCAACTGCGAGCTTCATGTCGCCCAGTGCCTTGGAGAACCTCCGAAAATAAGTGGCATCGTTATGCCTACATTCCTGCCGGAAACCGGATAGAATAGGACTTGAAAATCCACTTTCCCAAAGTGGACCTATCCAAAAAAGTTCATAGAGGCACGCCAATCGATAGCGGTGAGGTCCTCACCAAGCCTTCCCACACAATTCTTTCTT
Coding sequences within it:
- a CDS encoding SGNH/GDSL hydrolase family protein; this encodes MTKIVSLVTPFLLASTVFGGTAEEAWYGIALRKKADDKNGAFHFVENKASLPNVLIYGDSISIAYTPLLRELLEGKANVYRLHVNGGDSSSFVSKMETLHSTMQNPKIDGHWTHEWDIIQVNVGLHDLKYVVNRSKLNKVNGKQVSTLDEYESNLMGIISYLSHHHPNAQLVFALTTPVPDGEPGRHSGDAARYNEVALKVLKSHPEIVVNDLYSFTKPHHSEWWTRPGNVHFNSEGIRAQGEEVAKVLGQLLD
- a CDS encoding sugar phosphate isomerase/epimerase family protein, with product MLRRNFLKTALASSLASSAAFQAMALGKSNHYRKNIGIQLYTLRNQIAEDPVAALKAVADAGYKQVEPYGFPYASSMTEAAKDFGLAVNSSHFAWESVTNPTKEGVPPFAKILDAAKETGLSHLVVPYLHDHERGGPDAYKRLAENCNRAAAQAKKVGIQLAYHNHAFEFEPVEGTTGYQVLMDEFSPEMQFEVDVFWVEVGGVDPVKLIKKLKGRVSQLHLKDLKKGMDLPEFGSVPKDAFQELGEGIIPMEPIIQAAQKAGVAHCHVEQDQSPDPIASINQSIKHLATL
- a CDS encoding RNA polymerase sigma factor, which gives rise to MPPGYSEQSDWFTTDLEPHEPMLRAWLRSRFSNERDLDDIIQEAYARVLKAQKTTEIGSPKAFLFATARNLALGKIRKQTSRGEISLADIDVLGVLDESEEVGQAISRSEELELLTEAIQSLPTRCRQILTLRKIYGMSQKDIANELGISVHTVDSQGTIGMRKLTDFFDRVESRTEFSR
- a CDS encoding FecR family protein is translated as MTQSYRSEKNRREAGNEAAAWAWRLDRGLSAQEQDELFDWIGADPIHADLLSRQRQDWKRLDHLSAWGPEHSSRPNPDLLAPKPKLRLGRVLWGAMAAAATLAFAFVIFQEGSSRSADLVSEAIAEAKPEIRNQLEDGSTIKLKEGAEVTMNFTASERRVRMEKGEAFFIVAKDASRPFVVEVHGVDVSAVGTAFNVRLDEDAVEVLVAEGIVEVASSAVDGVSPELNETPRLEAHERAIISFSSHLGVPQVAVLSKAEIQRVLAWQHGAMTFAAKPLAEIIDELNRLNDTQLTIVDPDLASERFTGTFLSSNVEGFVSVLKNGYGVDARMRGGSEILLSKAVD
- a CDS encoding sulfatase family protein; amino-acid sequence: MKFLGFALLLSFLPLLPISFGAEKPNILWIFAEDTSPWMGCYGHQVNEGHTPHIDSLAAQGIRFSRAYVPAPVCSACRSAVMTGQNQIRFGAHEHRSSRGPRKIEYPSHLKLLPEIMKEGGYFTFNLGKDDYNFIWDQKASYSLQQKTREPVPWDSLKANQPFYGQIQTAGGKNNVSKFPAERKTDPASVTVPPDYPQNQLYREVVAEHYDSIRKDDDFIGNVLAGLKENGLWENTIVVYVSDHGANQLVRHKQMPTEGGLHVPFIVRGPKRFVPKKQVRDDLVDILDLSATTLAWAGLDRPDWYEGQDLFGEDFSPRAFVAAAKDRLDHTIDRVRTIRTDRFRYTRNYKLDRILLQPQYRDQQPYTQNLHELYNTGKLSSKLTEIYFGERRPEELYDISKDPYQLYNLANDPKYAKELEAHRFMLDEWLEKGDLGASEEPDEEIAFQDEGPAKWKKVNPEYEHLRKDSDGDGLSDDWEGYNERDPMDGKLLFTFDCGGWQTEGWLPNPGISNIAGFKGYLDFDLPRGQGSLVRSGLNADLARQGGLFSVAMSVSKPTLVWLSLNSGDGVMRKMAGPVTVLPGKSYKDAKFRIPEAGMVKAMRIDFQSEEGTIVEIESMRANSG
- a CDS encoding GNAT family N-acetyltransferase; this translates as MPFKANLLEFTIRPMKPEEASEVASLIFSSTNHWYESNGQGKIFSGRPEHCSVFTEVYEDLDPSCCYIAVSEVDQSILGSCFYHPRETHISLGIMNTRPDAGSRGVAKALLAEIVTEARFKGLPTRLVSSAFNLDSFSLYTRQGFAPYQIFQDMVVEVPCNGVATSTIPGINVRAGTSEDAVRIDALERSIWQTSRIKDWEYIAENHQRIWSLTVAENDGGTLVGALASINHPGAELIGPGIAVNEYVAKLMIQRELNQHRGGKPIVIIPSDKPALVSSMYEMGARNCELHVAQCLGEPPKISGIVMPTFLPETG
- a CDS encoding sulfatase family protein, whose product is MKRRTFVKTSITAAASAAVVPNLISAESESSKKPNLLIIQCDELNFRTIGSYRDTLSEEQAFMWGKKMVVDTPHIDSLAAEGTLCTKFYAATPVCSPSRSSFISGRFPQNTGVPKNDLPIEDSIVTFAHLLGDAGYATGYAGKWHLDGDGKPQWDPQRNFGFEDNRYMFNRGHWKQFEDTENRPRIKARDGKGRPTYSVEGADEESFATDWLSNKAIDFIEEHKSKPFCYMLAIPDPHGPDTVRAPYDTMLDDSDSEMPRTFDKSAKDVPSWAEPADKCNYKMAAYLGMMKCIDDNVGRILGTLRERNLIDDTIVIFTADHGDLRGEHHRQNKGVPLEASAKVPFIIRYPKKIAAARRIDNVLNTVDFQPTILSMMGIKTSGNEEGRDASQILTTGKASKGWSDVTFMRSTGVIGATNGWVAAVTPHHKLILSDKDEPWLLDLDEDPDELTNFVHDEKQRETARDLAKEIEAYGKRHNDPYTTNAKTRKALEELAG